One stretch of Candida orthopsilosis Co 90-125, chromosome 3 draft sequence DNA includes these proteins:
- a CDS encoding Rps10 ribosomal protein S10, giving the protein YAVGSSVAGAIWSQTLFKKLNKYLDTATATSVYTSPYVFADTYAWGTPQREGATKAYGEIQRLLMIVCLCFVAPMIVASFFMRDKQLGREQSIEDVEEQDEQDSLLSFIKSLGGRRGRNRSEKA; this is encoded by the coding sequence TTATGCAGTTGGTTCTTCTGTTGCTGGTGCCATCTGGTCACAaacattattcaaaaaattgaacaaatatCTCGATACCGCTACAGCAACCAGTGTCTATACCAGTCCTTATGTTTTTGCAGACACTTATGCATGGGGAACACCACAGAGAGAAGGGGCCACAAAAGCTTATGGTGAAATACAAAGATTGTTAAtgattgtttgtttgtgtttcGTTGCCCCAATGATTGTCGCATCATTCTTTATGAGAGATAAGCAACTTGGTAGAGAACAAAGTATAGAGGATGTGGAAGAGCAAGATGAACAAGATTCTTTGTTGAGCTTTATTAAGAGTCTTGGTGGAAGAAGAGGTAGAAACAGAAGTGAAAAGGCTTAG
- a CDS encoding Rps10 ribosomal protein S10 — translation MLIPREDRKKIHQYLFQEGVVVAKKDFNQPKHDEIDTKNLYVIKALQSLTSKGYVKTQFSWQYYYYTLTDEGVEFLRNELNIPEGILPLTRLKNAPAERPRPTRGGAPRRGAFRGRGRD, via the exons ATGCTTATTCCAAGAGAAGACCGTAAAAAGATCCACCAATACTTGTTTCAAG AGGGTGTTGTTGTCGCCAAAAAGGATTTCAACCAACCAAAACACGATGAAATTGACACCAAGAACTTGTACGTTATCAAAGCTTTGCAAAGTTTGACTTCAAAAGGTTACGTCAAGACCCAGTTCTCATGGCAATACTACTATTACACCTTGACTGATGAAGGTGTTGAATTCTTGAGAAATGAATTAAACATTCCAGAAGGTATCTTACCATTGACCAGATTGAAGAATGCTCCAGCTGAAAGACCAAGACCAACCAGAGGGGGTGCTCCAAGAAGAGGTGCTTTCAGAGGTAGAGGTAGAGATTAG
- a CDS encoding Rps10 ribosomal protein S10: protein ITALTAAASQPVYARLSDVFGRLELFIVAVLFYVVGTIIECQSPTINAYVAGAVLYQIGYSGVLIVLLFILSDFSTLRWRLFFSICPALPFIINTWISGDVTSAVGMDWKWGIGMWAFIFPLACIPFVCCMIHMRWLAGKTPEWVEFKKKETLYQKFGFWGFMKYLFWKLDCIGLLLMVVALGCLLVPLTLAGGLSEKWKQGNIIAPIVIGCVLLPIFCVWEYFAKDPIIPVTLMKDRGIWSAGLISFIYDFIYAIEASYLYTVLIVAVDESEKSATRISSLSSFASTVCGGLFGLFIVYIRRLKGFVIFGCSLWMVAFGIMYHFRSSLSAHSGIIGGQIVMGIGTGFFSYPLTVSAQSCVNHEHMAVITSGIYTLYRIGYAVGSSVAGAIWSQTLLKRLEKYLDATTAVSVYGSPYVFAETYAWGTPEREGATKAYGEIQRLLMIVAICFVAPMIISALFLRDRKLTREQTIENVEEENEKDSLGNFVKSLGFKKTERS, encoded by the coding sequence TATTACTGCTTTGACTGCCGCTGCTTCTCAGCCGGTGTATGCTAGATTGTCAGATGTCTTTGGTCGTTTGGAATTATTTATCGTTGCGGTTTTGTTCTATGTTGTTGGTACAATTATTGAATGCCAGTCGCCCACCATCAATGCTTATGTTGCAGGTGCTGTGTTATACCAAATTGGATACAGTGGTGTACTTATCGTCTTGTTGTTCATATTGTCTGATTTCTCTACTTTGAGATGGAGattgtttttttcaatctGCCCAGCACTTcctttcatcatcaacacttGGATTTCTGGTGATGTCACCAGTGCAGTGGGTATGGACTGGAAATGGGGTATCGGTATGTGGGCCTTCATTTTCCCATTAGCCTGTATTCCATTTGTCTGCTGTATGATCCACATGAGATGGTTGGCAGGTAAAACTCCAGAATGGGTTGAGtttaaaaagaaggaaacCCTTTATCAGAAATTTGGATTCTGGGGATTCATGAAgtatttgttttggaagTTAGACTGTATTGGATTGCTTTTGATGGTCGTTGCATTAGGTTGTTTATTGGTTCCATTAACTTTGGCCGGTGGTTTAAGTgaaaaatggaaacaagGTAATATCATTGCACCTATTGTCATTGGCTGTGTTTTACTTCCAATATTTTGTGTTTGGGAGTACTTTGCCAAGGATCCAATCATTCCAGTTACCTTAATGAAGGATCGTGGTATCTGGTCCGCTGGTTTGATTTCGTTCATATATGATTTTATTTATGCCATTGAAGCAAGTTACTTGTATACCGTTTtgattgttgctgttgatgaatctgAGAAGTCGGCAACTAGAATTTCCAGTCTTTCGTCTTTTGCATCAACGGTTTGTGGTGGACTTTTTGGGCTATTCATTGTCTACATACGTCGTTTGAAAGGATTCGTCATTTTCGGTTGTTCTTTGTGGATGGTTGCTTTTGGTATCATGTACCACTTTAGGTCCTCATTGAGTGCACACAGTGGTATCATTGGTGGTCAAATCGTCATGGGTATTGGTACAGGTTTCTTTTCATACCCACTTACTGTCTCTGCTCAAAGTTGTGTCAATCATGAACATATGGCAGTTATTACATCTGGTATCTACACCCTTTACAGAATTGGTTATGCAGTTGGTTCTTCTGTTGCTGGTGCCATTTGGTCACAAACTTTACTCAAGCGTTTGGAAAAATATCTTGATGCAACTACAGCTGTAAGTGTTTATGGCAGTCCTTATGTATTTGCAGAAACTTATGCATGGGGAACACCAGAAAGAGAAGGGGCCACAAAAGCTTATGGTGAAATACAAAGATTGTTAATGATTGTTGCTATATGTTTTGTTGCACCAATGATTATATCAGCACTCTTTTTAAGAGATAGAAAGCTTACTAGAGAACAAaccattgaaaatgttgaggaggaaaatgaaaaagattcaTTGGGTAATTTCGTAAAAAGTCTAGGTTTCAAGAAGACTGAAAGGTCTTAA